A window of the Brassica napus cultivar Da-Ae chromosome A2, Da-Ae, whole genome shotgun sequence genome harbors these coding sequences:
- the LOC106401981 gene encoding cytochrome c1 1, heme protein, mitochondrial: MVGGGFIQQILRRKLHSQSLATPVLSLFSSQKVNEDAGSSGVRALTLLGAGVTGLLSFSTVASADEAEHGLACPDYPWPHDGILSSYDHASIRRGHQVYQQVCASCHSMSLISYRDLVGVAYTEEEAKAMAAEIEVVDGPNDEGEMFTRPGKLSDRLPQPYANESAARFANGGAYPPDLSLITKARHNGQNYVFALLTGYRDPPAGISIREGLHYNPYFPGGAIAMPKMLNDEAVEYEDGVPATEAQMGKDVVSFLSWAAEPEMEERKLMGFKWIFLLSLALLQAAYYRRLKWSVLKSRKLVLDVVN, translated from the exons AGGAGGATTCATCCAGCAAATTCTCAGGAGGAAGCTGCACTCCCAATCACTT GCAACTCCTGTCCTGTCGTTGTTTTCTTCCCAGAAAGTTAATGAGGATGCTGGGTCTTCTGGCGTGAGAGCACTTACTCTCTTGGGTGCTGGAGTTACAGGGCTGTTGAGTTTCTCTACGGTTGCATCTGCTGATGAGGCCGAACATGGGTTGGCTTGTCCGGACTACCCTTGGCCTCATGATGGCATTCTCAgctcttatgaccatgcttc GATCCGTCGTGGGCATCAAGTGTATCAGCAAGTCTGTGCTTCTTGCCACTCCATGTCTCTCATCTCATACCGTGATTTGGTGGGTGTTGCCTACACTGAGGAAGAGGCCAAAGCAATGGCAGCTGAGATCGAGGTAGTTGATGGACCTAATGATGAGGGTGAGATGTTCACCCGTCCTGGTAAACTCAGTGACCGCTTGCCTCAGCCTTATGCTAATGAATCGGCTGCAAGGTTTGCTAACGGTGGAGCGTATCCTCCTGATCTAAGTCTTATCACCAAG GCACGTCACAACGGTCAAAACTACGTCTTTGCTCTTCTGACTGGTTACCGTGATCCTCCTGCTGGCATTTCA ATTAGAGAAGGGCTACACTACAATCCTTATTTCCCTGGGGGAGCAATTGCTATGCCGAAGATGCTCAATGATGAAGCTGTTGAGTATGAAGATGGTGTCCCCGCCACAGAGGCACAG ATGGGTAAAGATGTTGTGTCATTCTTGTCTTGGGCAGCTGAACCAGAAATGGAAGAGAGGAAATTG ATGGGATTCAAGTGGATATTCCTACTATCCCTTGCTCTGCTCCAAGCAGCCTACTACAGGCGACTGAAATGGTCCGTTCTCAAGTCCCGCAAGCTGGTCCTCGACGTGGTGAACTAA